The genomic window tgtaatagtattcttgtgtttagttgaatggagtaatgttgtaatagcataaggaaaaaaaactaaaataactaaaatacccttagcagaagttgttttaggtagatgattattgttattgttattaaattttaataagattattattaaattttaataaggttattattaaaaatactttaataaaaataataaataatttaaccatattttaacataattactattaaatataatttaataaaataatatataatttaataaaattcttaatataattattatatgaattaaaaaatcataatatataatactataaaaataatatatataatctattttattatttttaaactgcaatacatatttaatgtgttaaaatatcattagtgaaacaaataatttaattattctacaataaaaaaataaaatactagaagtaataaataacttgagaattatatttcacatccaaacataatattcatatattaacaaaaagttacataatttcattattttatatgtcataatccatatgttataaaattttacaatatcaaaaagttacaacattgtaatgacattctatcatgtcattataccatccaaatattacaaacacaaaaagttatcaaaatatcatcaacataaccatgatttttaatggacagcaagaaatcttctgacccattccaatagCACCGTAGAAGGTAAACTAAATAAAATGAGTTTGATGATCCGGAATTTTGCTCAATGCGGGATTGCGCCCATCCTCAGTTAAACCTTCTACTTCACATAATGTTGGATATAATGTaaccccctaacccgtatccgtcgccggattagggttacgaggcattaccgaacagaTCACAGCCCATAACAAGCATTCATTATATTTCATGTTTCGTAAATTAACCACATCAATACATTTATCCCATTCAAATTTCGGAGCTTAAAACTTCTAAATCCATCtcatttgcttttatttaaaaaaacttatacAATACAGATTAGACTACTATGCAATATCATACAGCATATAGACCCAACATATTCGGCCTAAACAACCTCAACAAGTGGACCAGTATGAAATTTTAATCATCATAGTCTTACACTCAATTTACCTAAATAATATAAACCAAATTATAACACATACTACAAATCATAGTATAATTCATTTACAAATTCCATAATCAAGCCATACCATATATATAACCATTACAGTAAGGCCAAATTTACTACTTCACTCATCATGAGGTTATGCGCATATATCCACAATATTTTAAGCAAACTTCAATCACTCATATTGAAACATATCATACCCTCACGAGCCTATTCATAGTAAACCAACCTTAAGTGATTACATTACTAGTTTATACAATTATTTTCACTACAGAATATCCTAATTTACATACACATTATATACTAACTCCCAAACTATTTCCAAGATAATTATACCTCAAATTATAATACCAAATCATACATTTTTCTCAATACAATTTTATACGCAAGAGACCATGCTATTTTGAACCATTTCGAATATATATCTAATACTTTAAGTACACCTAAATCACATACTTAAGACTTTCATACACATAGCCAATCCCTTAACCACATATTCGATCATCACAATTAATACTCCAAAATAAATCATGTCAATTTCATCATGAACTATTcctaaaaattcattttttttccaaaccTATATAATATATGCATGCTCATCCATTACATATCTATCGTTACTATATTACTAAGCTAAATTATACAATTATCCACcattcaaaaattattttcacatctcatacatatatatatataccaataacCTACTTTCATAATAGGTTCATATTCTGGCCATAATGCACAAGCTTAAACATTATAAcaaatctatataatcaaataccacaaatatataaatatcatgatatatattttcataatgtaCTAATACCATAACCGAACATATAAGTATTAATATcaagattaagccattttcgcatggctaattaTATATACACACTTTATGACTAAACAAGAcaaatactagcctatacatgccatatgttcaaaatttcaaaataccgagatagagatcgatagtgtgacggacTTCCTTGACGACTCCCGAACTCGCAACAagattccaaaatctataaaacaataaatGAACAAGCACACAATAAGCTTAAATAACTTAGTAAGTTGTAAGCACATAATTTTCAAAGAACTCATAAAATTACACCAGTAGGCCGAATTTTACTATTCATGTACACATAcatataaaatcatttttatacGATTAATTCATTTTTTCATGTTATATTTATACTACCTAGCTTTACTTTCAATTTCGTGTAACTTAACATACCTGaattatttaacccaaactcaCATTCGGATTTACCATAGGATTTCCCCTTATATCTTTCGGATTCAGAGAAATGATACTCGATCGactcaaaaagctcgtacaatgccaacgtctcagacgtggtcttacatgtaatcaaacaacgttgccactgtcccagacaaggtttTACACGTAATCATATACGACGCCAATGtttcagacatggtcttacatgtaaatctcaaatcgaggccaacgtcccagatatggtcttacacgatgtcacaTTTTAGCATTTCTGTAGTTCGTATGACTTTCGAATGTCGTAAATCAAccaattaaaactcataattaatcaTCATTTGTCAAATACAATTCGGCATAATATGGTACACATACACATTTAGATTCAgctatacataaaataaatatagtaaatttaacttcaataatttacttacgaacttacctcggacgaagacGAACTGATCGAGACGACAattcgacaacttttgatttccccaatccaaattcgatttcttcttttcttgatctaatttaatacaaatttcacttttttaataacatattcacttaaattcattcaaaaatacataatttgggcatttttcattttagcccctaacatttcatattttctcaatttaatccctatttcacaaaacacaaaatacacaaaattcatcaacACCATGCCTTAGCTGAATCTTCCTATGGTCCTTAGCAAtccatatatttcttttatttcacattcaagcccctaaattttcaaatttcacaaacaaatccctaatttagatttttatcaaaaattacttaaacatcaaagatttatttgtaatcatcaaacaacaattgcatcacattatcaacaatggctcttctcaaaatcatcattaattccaaaaattaaaaatgggctaggtaatatacaaagcaacgatctcaaaaacgtaaaaattattgaaaatcaaATAAAGAACATACCTAATTTTAATCTTCAAAGTGCCAAAAATACCAAGCTCCAaagttctcttttctttctcaagtttcggtaaaataaagttatttgcatggtcatattatgttttatttaatttaattacaagttatttactatttactattttaaccttactaaaaatcataatataagtCACCTAActcatggacataaatgtccactaaccttatAATGGTATAATAACCTTTTAAGGACTTCCCATAAATCAAATCATAACAAATTAACACTTTAACAATGAGATtgtcacttttactttttatgcaGTTTAACcctttttactaattaaatacacaaacggataaattaaatcacgaaaatttcacacatgtcaattcatatACTaaaagcatggaaaataatattaaaatgtttttctaactcgaatttgtggtcccgaaatcactgtccaactagggtctaaatcgggctgttacatataaTGTTAGAGCTCTTTCTTGAATGGTCATTTCTGACTTTTGTTGAATTAGCATTTtagaggcaatactcctactgatttcaaTGCCAACAGTCCGTATATTTTCCAccaataaagtggcagcatcATGAAATGAAGTAGAAGCAATATGATCACTTGcatcagaatttttttttcttctttgaaaatgtgGAATCACCTTGGTTTCTAGCTGGTTGCGATTGTGTAGCTGAAagatccatgtcatccaaagaaacATCAGCTTTGCATCCATAGAAATCGTTTCTTTCTTCATGAGTATTTGTAGTAGCTACATCCTCAACAtctatttcttcaataatatcagCGGCTGTTTGTGCATCTTTCCCAGTGGCTCGACCTTTTGCGTAGATGGCAGTAAGTTGGTCATAATAAGGGAAACTACGATGTTTGAATTGACCGGCTTCTTTATGGCTCTATAAAAATGAGAAATTCATATTAGATATAAGTTTagtaaaataagataataaagacttgaaataattcttacatttatatATGAGTTCCACACCGCATCTTCAGTGAAAACAAGCTGCCTATGCTcttcccaaccaaaaccgctattgttttttccactaagcatgtcataaacgattgaccaatcccttttcaatgtcctaatcctcgattcaagattaggtttagccttcaacatggcattgggtaaaactttttctaatatttttccaactcatttaaaTAACCAGCTTTGAATCCCGTATCAGCATTGaaggttccaacattgtgcaagtcgaCCATACAGGCAACCGACGCAGCATCTTCTTCTagaacccatttccttttggttctccgagaattttgggaagaaacacttaattgtgaaaaacctgacataactatcttaagaaaaaaaacaaattaaaattaagttcaatattatgaatcaaaaggtcaacactttataaaattataacacatgatgaatcaaaagaaaacaaattataattcaacaagtctagtacaatacaaaaaagaattcaaacaccaccaaagtttcataaactagaaataaattaacgtttactatttttaccctaaacctaactaatttctagatgcttgtcattcatcgaacatttggttggctagttccatcctccaagtagcccatacatccgatggatgaatatttatggTAGTCGATTCATTGTCATctatcacattactaggtaatccttctcccaactCTGCTTCAATAGTCAAGACTCATataggttcaaataaaattatggagcaaacaacatgcaataatgattctattgtgcaccatcaaaggatagaatgatggactcctaagtattccccatctaagttttaataacccaaaccAGCTTCCAATAACATTATGTGCTgaagcatgtttcatattgaaaaattccCTTAGAGTACTTAGCTGGTAACCCTGACGCTACTCATTTAAATGATATCAttgtcctctaaaaggtgcaagaaatctCTCACAATTTTTGTATCCAaaatcaactagataataacaacctataaaaaaaactatttgtcATGGTTAATTTCCCAAAAAAGTATAATCTTAAAGATTAATTTAAAGTCctctaattttgcactttaccatgaggaacttttagtccatgtctcctactaatggTATCTCTAAGAACCCTTCCATCAGCaacagaaccttcccaaccaggaagaacataaaaaaaTGCATACCAGAtgtacaaacacctaacatatttgttgctatgtcaccttttcacattcgatatctaggtttatcaactgttggaaccctaatcttgatgtggattccatctaaagcacctaagcaattctccatcacatgtataaaaccttgagttaggatactatatttaaatctaaatcaactaaattatgtacaagttatatatagaactcactccaataccttgaaccatttccaccttgggtCTGTAGAATTAGCTGTAATTGGCTTTGCCATTTTAAATAGCACATCTTGTAAgtgtatgacagcatttaaaacattgCGAAATGATTTGCTAACGGTTTCCTCGgacctattaaagtgatgcttgataactcgatttttaaggtgatgagaaatgatatgtaaaaatattgtcacttgctcatcaacaagcatgttccttgacgacttcaattcccctaaagtttgtaacatctcacatagtttaaaaaaggtaattctattcatcctaacttgttcaatacaggtttcgttactagcatatacaagtcttttcacataatctcgttttgcataaaaatctaaaatataggatCTAATCCTTGGtttataagtatgtaggctatggaTGGCACCCAATGTAACTAAGAACCAACTTGCAACTGtacacatttgcaaccatattgtcaatgcaagaccaattcttttacgcctcactttgtactattaaaggcAGACAAGCCATTACTGTaagatattaaagtgttacataACTTCAAATAGTAGtaaaagggtcacatttctccaat from Gossypium hirsutum isolate 1008001.06 chromosome D12, Gossypium_hirsutum_v2.1, whole genome shotgun sequence includes these protein-coding regions:
- the LOC107945620 gene encoding uncharacterized protein At2g29880, coding for MLKAKPNLESRIRTLKRDWSIVYDMLSGKNNSGFGWEEHRQLVFTEDAVWNSYINSHKEAGQFKHRSFPYYDQLTAIYAKGRATGKDAQTAADIIEEIDVEDVATTNTHEERNDFYGCKADVSLDDMDLSATQSQPARNQDQEKKKSNLDWGNQKLSNCRLDQFVFVRDFGILLRVRESSRKSVTLSISISVF